A genomic segment from Paralichthys olivaceus isolate ysfri-2021 chromosome 22, ASM2471397v2, whole genome shotgun sequence encodes:
- the LOC109644774 gene encoding FHF complex subunit HOOK-interacting protein 1A-like isoform X2 encodes MMASVVVRGTRKKSLTLRGVDPETCMIVFKNHWAQVVKILEKHEPGRSGAGALSFLSGHVSSTSGSGALRLGPIPADEASAVQNYVEHMLFLLMEEDAGQGGAMGPILEFVVLEGVMERLFLWSLRRQFTEDMKLEQLRMYQMLLSQAKQPLLHHKPVLRPLMMLLASCAGAGTDSGGVVEAELVLLLNQLCVALVKDPSVLELFFHTSEDQGAANFLLFSLLIPYTHRQGSVGQQARDALLLIMSLSSSEPRVAQHIGENTYFCPVLATGLSGLYSSLPARLQVYSEDWHCLDRADWQQVPALVHFLHSLDFCSAVTKVAHPSIRSQLLSYIYNGFLVPVLAPALHKLTVEEVMTTTAYLDLFLRSISEPALLQTFLSFILLHTHDNVHILDTLVSRVNTPFQLGTVSLALFRTLIGLFCEDVMLQLVFRYLIPCSHLSRKQRSSLKQRDCYSTSAASFLLLMPSWCPVYFHNKNTHSHSEHIHFPKGADLSVSDSVGYCRGSDFLMDVNYLHYLSDARQAISASHRACRLWSAPYDGINPSSDENRSDTPGGDIDEVEEFVQRVKSDSICSLVITPPPSALSPTPSSSEAASTNNQSGRASSALELEWDDIFADDDPSSSAMMNSGFANGIVSLGPAPPLPPQHIQEMRRSAIKLVHGSYVEESEFQDDVLVYDLVAQKDTKAAILEQIMAANRLARGSISHGRQAPKAAMTSTITAMLTTTGRTVMETVNSIMSTRRRSEDEDREERRGSEVFGKEVKWRSEECGRETGRRREEEEDEKLRPESQGETTGRQGFTNGFNVKNHIIDECVDAEEDDQSSDITTITTVNQKPTTHPQLLCHNTQNLTMCLGTNVLPNGHDDSEPRYPTRSLPDYRVKNNNGFLSQYQELMLSLGAEPDCDDLAEDIGTFRRRVRALRQKLVEDEEGLFTSSWDEGEVEDEEEEEAMEEVEEGDETKGSSRNGVPFTGPFISVLLSRLENILENSIAVNLLVTGILAQLASYPQPLLRSFMLSTDTTHVQPNVRTLYQVLVSVHTQIECYVAARPEYPALVTQAWRFLLVKDQDSKFRECLESHGGDFILDPSLPNGSVQNALALPPLGVLPPCPPIPPQAKGRVFAIVLFAEFLKELAAIAQEHSVAADCSPEE; translated from the exons ATGATGGCCTCTGTGGTTGTCAGGGGCACCCGGAAGAAGTCTCTCACGTTGAGAGGAGTGGACCCGGAGACCTGCATGATCGTGTTTAAGAACCACTGGGCACAG GTCGTGAAGATTCTGGAGAAACACGAGCCGGGTCGCAGCGGTGCAGGTGCGTTGAGTTTCCTCTCTGGTCATGTTAGCAGCACCAGCGGTTCCGGAGCGTTACGCCTCGGCCCCATCCCGGCTGATGAAGCCAGCGCCGTCCAGAACTATGTGGAACACATGCTCTTCCTGCTGATGGAGGAAGACGCAGGTCAAG GAGGAGCAATGGGTCCGATCCTTGAGTTTGTGGTTCTGGAGGGTGTGATGGAGAGGTTGTTTCTGTGGAGCCTGAGGAGGCAGTTTACTGAGGACATGAAGCTGGAGCAGCTCAGGATGTACCAGATGCTCCTGTCTCAGGCCAAACAGCCGCTGCTGCATCATAAACCTGTTCTCCGACCGCTCATGATGCTGCTGGCCTCGTGTGCTGGAGCTGGAACCG ACAGCGGCGGTGTGGTGGAGGCGGAGCTCGTCCTCCTGCTGAACCAGCTGTGTGTCGCTCTGGTCAAAGATCCCTCAGTGCTGGAGCTGTTCTTCCACACGAGTGAGGACCAGGGAGCCGCCAACTTCCTCCTGTTCTCCCTGCTCataccatacacacacag ACAGGGTTCGGTCGGTCAACAGGCCCGAGACGCTCTGCTGCTCATCATGTCTCTGTCGTCCTCTGAGCCTCGAGTCGCTCAGCACATCGGAGAGAACACATACTTTTGTCct GTGCTGGCCACAGGTCTGTCTGGTCTCTACTCGTCTCTTCCAGCCCGGCTGCAGGTTTACAGTGAAGACTGGCACTGTCTGGACCGGGCCGACTGGCAGCAG GTTCCAGCTCTTGTCCACTTCCTGCATTCACTGGACTTCTGTAGTGCTGTTACCAAG GTcgctcatccctccatcaggTCTCAGTTGCTCAGTTACATCTACAATGGCTTCCTGGTGCCTGTACTGGCTCCGGCTCTGCACAAG ctgacagtggaggaggtgatgaCCACGACGGCGTACCTGGACCTGTTCCTCCGCTCCATCTCCGAGCCCGCCCTCCTCCAAACCTTCCTGTCCTTCATCCTGCTGCACACGCACGACAACGTGCACATTCTGGACACGCTAGTCAGCAGGGTCAACACACCTTTCCAG TTGGGTACAGTGTCTCTGGCTCTGTTCAGGACTCTGATTGGTCTGTTCTGTGAAGACGTCATGCTGCAGCTGGTGTTCAG GTATCTGATTCCCTGCAGCCACCTGAGCAGGAAGCAGCGCTCCTCCTTAAAGCAGAGAGACTGTTACTCCACCAGCGCGGCCTCCTTCCTGCTCCTCATGCCCTCCTGGTGTCCCGTCTACTtccacaacaaaaacacacactcgcactcTGAGCACATCCACTTTCCCAAAGGAGCAG ACCTGTCAGTGTCAGACAGTGTTGGTTACTGTCGAGGTTCAGATTTTCTGATGGATGTAAACTACCTCCACTACCTTTCCGACGCTCGCCAGGCCATCTCCGCCTCCCACAG GGCATGTCGGCTCTGGTCGGCCCCGTATGACGGGATCAACCCCTCGTCTGACGAAAACCGATCTGACACACCAGGGGGCGACATAGACGAAGTGGAAGAATTTGTCCAGCGAGTCAAGAGTGACTCCATCTGCTCTTTGGTCATCACTCCTCCCCCCTCTGCCctctcccccaccccctcctcctcagaaGCCGCCTCCACGAACAACCAGTCAGGAAGAGCCAGTTCCGCTCTGGAGCTGGAGTGGGATGACATTTTCGCAGATGACGATCCCTCTTCATCGGCGATGATGAACTCAGGGTTTGCAAACGGCATCGTGAGTCTGGGTCCAGCTCCTCCTTTACCTCCTCAGCACATCCAGGAAATGCGACGCAGTGCGATCAAGCTGGTGCATGGCTCGTACGTGGAGGAGTCCGAGTTCCAGGACGACGTTCTGGTCTACGATCTAGTTGCCCAGAAGGACACAAAGGCGgccattttggagcagatcatGGCAGCAAACCGACTGGCACGTGGAAGCATCTCACATGGTCGGCAAGCACCAAAGGCAGCGATGACATCGACGATCACTGCGATGTTGACGACGACAGGGAGAACGGTAATGGAAACAGTTAACAGCATTATGTCGACAAGGAGGAGGAGCGAGGACGAAGATAGGGAGGAAAGAAGAGGGAGCGAAGTTTTCGGGAAGGAGGTGAAATGGAGGAGCGAGGAATGCGGGAGGGAGActgggagaaggagggaggaggaggaagacgagaaACTCAGGCCTGAATCACAAGGAGAGACGACGGGACGTCAAGGTTTCACCAACGGTTTCAACGTAAAGAATCACATCATCGACGAATGTGTCGATGCCGAAGAAGACGACCAGTCGAGTGACATCACAACTATCACAACTGTCAATCAAAAGCCAACAACACACCCACAGCTTCTATGTCACAACACCCAAAATCTAACGATGTGTTTAGGGACAAACGTTTTACCCAATGGCCACGATGACTCCGAGCCACGTTACCCAACGAGGTCTCTGCCTGATTACAGAGTGAAGAATAACAACGGCTTCCTGTCCCAGTACCAGGAACTCATGCTGTCTCTCGGGGCGGAGCCGGACTGTGATGACCTCGCGGAGGACATCGGCACATTCAGAAGGCGGGTCCGAGCGCTCAGGCAAAAACTGGTGGAGGACGAAGAGGGGCTCTTTACTTCATCGTGGGAtgaaggagaggtggaggatgaggaggaggaggaggcgatgGAGGAGGTTGAGGAAGGAGACGAgacaaaaggcagcagcaggaatGGAGTTCCATTTACAG GTCCGTTCATCAGCGTCCTGTTATCCCGGCTCGAGAACATTCTGGAAAACTCCATCGCCGTAAACCTGCTGGTGACGGGCATCTTGGCCCAGCTGGCGTCGTACCCACAACCTCTGCTGAGATCCTTCATGCTCAGCACGGACACGACGCACGTCCAGCCCAACGTACGCACTCTGTACCAG GTGTTGGTGTCGGTGCACACGCAGATCGAGTGCTATGTGGCGGCCAGACCAGAATATCCAGCGCTGGTCACTCAGGCCTGGAGGTTCTTGTTGGTGAAAGACCAGGACAGCAAGTTCAGAG AGTGCCTCGAGTCTCACGGCGGCGATTTCATCCTGGACCCATCTCTCCCCAACGGTTCTGTGCAAAACGCTCTGGCTCTGCCCCCTCTTGGCGTCCTGCCGCCCTGCCCTCCGATCCCGCCCCAAGCCAAGGGCCGAGTGTTCGCCATCGTCCTGTTCGCAGAGTTCCTCAAAGAGCTGGCCGCCATCGCCCAGGAGCACAGCGTCGCAGCGGACTGTTCTCCCGAGGAGTAA
- the LOC109644774 gene encoding FHF complex subunit HOOK-interacting protein 1A-like isoform X1 produces MMASVVVRGTRKKSLTLRGVDPETCMIVFKNHWAQVVKILEKHEPGRSGAGALSFLSGHVSSTSGSGALRLGPIPADEASAVQNYVEHMLFLLMEEDAGQGGAMGPILEFVVLEGVMERLFLWSLRRQFTEDMKLEQLRMYQMLLSQAKQPLLHHKPVLRPLMMLLASCAGAGTDSGGVVEAELVLLLNQLCVALVKDPSVLELFFHTSEDQGAANFLLFSLLIPYTHRQGSVGQQARDALLLIMSLSSSEPRVAQHIGENTYFCPVLATGLSGLYSSLPARLQVYSEDWHCLDRADWQQVPALVHFLHSLDFCSAVTKVAHPSIRSQLLSYIYNGFLVPVLAPALHKLTVEEVMTTTAYLDLFLRSISEPALLQTFLSFILLHTHDNVHILDTLVSRVNTPFQLGTVSLALFRTLIGLFCEDVMLQLVFRYLIPCSHLSRKQRSSLKQRDCYSTSAASFLLLMPSWCPVYFHNKNTHSHSEHIHFPKGAGGYNAHIHNTSTCTRLRVLILNCVSALDLSVSDSVGYCRGSDFLMDVNYLHYLSDARQAISASHRACRLWSAPYDGINPSSDENRSDTPGGDIDEVEEFVQRVKSDSICSLVITPPPSALSPTPSSSEAASTNNQSGRASSALELEWDDIFADDDPSSSAMMNSGFANGIVSLGPAPPLPPQHIQEMRRSAIKLVHGSYVEESEFQDDVLVYDLVAQKDTKAAILEQIMAANRLARGSISHGRQAPKAAMTSTITAMLTTTGRTVMETVNSIMSTRRRSEDEDREERRGSEVFGKEVKWRSEECGRETGRRREEEEDEKLRPESQGETTGRQGFTNGFNVKNHIIDECVDAEEDDQSSDITTITTVNQKPTTHPQLLCHNTQNLTMCLGTNVLPNGHDDSEPRYPTRSLPDYRVKNNNGFLSQYQELMLSLGAEPDCDDLAEDIGTFRRRVRALRQKLVEDEEGLFTSSWDEGEVEDEEEEEAMEEVEEGDETKGSSRNGVPFTGPFISVLLSRLENILENSIAVNLLVTGILAQLASYPQPLLRSFMLSTDTTHVQPNVRTLYQVLVSVHTQIECYVAARPEYPALVTQAWRFLLVKDQDSKFRECLESHGGDFILDPSLPNGSVQNALALPPLGVLPPCPPIPPQAKGRVFAIVLFAEFLKELAAIAQEHSVAADCSPEE; encoded by the exons ATGATGGCCTCTGTGGTTGTCAGGGGCACCCGGAAGAAGTCTCTCACGTTGAGAGGAGTGGACCCGGAGACCTGCATGATCGTGTTTAAGAACCACTGGGCACAG GTCGTGAAGATTCTGGAGAAACACGAGCCGGGTCGCAGCGGTGCAGGTGCGTTGAGTTTCCTCTCTGGTCATGTTAGCAGCACCAGCGGTTCCGGAGCGTTACGCCTCGGCCCCATCCCGGCTGATGAAGCCAGCGCCGTCCAGAACTATGTGGAACACATGCTCTTCCTGCTGATGGAGGAAGACGCAGGTCAAG GAGGAGCAATGGGTCCGATCCTTGAGTTTGTGGTTCTGGAGGGTGTGATGGAGAGGTTGTTTCTGTGGAGCCTGAGGAGGCAGTTTACTGAGGACATGAAGCTGGAGCAGCTCAGGATGTACCAGATGCTCCTGTCTCAGGCCAAACAGCCGCTGCTGCATCATAAACCTGTTCTCCGACCGCTCATGATGCTGCTGGCCTCGTGTGCTGGAGCTGGAACCG ACAGCGGCGGTGTGGTGGAGGCGGAGCTCGTCCTCCTGCTGAACCAGCTGTGTGTCGCTCTGGTCAAAGATCCCTCAGTGCTGGAGCTGTTCTTCCACACGAGTGAGGACCAGGGAGCCGCCAACTTCCTCCTGTTCTCCCTGCTCataccatacacacacag ACAGGGTTCGGTCGGTCAACAGGCCCGAGACGCTCTGCTGCTCATCATGTCTCTGTCGTCCTCTGAGCCTCGAGTCGCTCAGCACATCGGAGAGAACACATACTTTTGTCct GTGCTGGCCACAGGTCTGTCTGGTCTCTACTCGTCTCTTCCAGCCCGGCTGCAGGTTTACAGTGAAGACTGGCACTGTCTGGACCGGGCCGACTGGCAGCAG GTTCCAGCTCTTGTCCACTTCCTGCATTCACTGGACTTCTGTAGTGCTGTTACCAAG GTcgctcatccctccatcaggTCTCAGTTGCTCAGTTACATCTACAATGGCTTCCTGGTGCCTGTACTGGCTCCGGCTCTGCACAAG ctgacagtggaggaggtgatgaCCACGACGGCGTACCTGGACCTGTTCCTCCGCTCCATCTCCGAGCCCGCCCTCCTCCAAACCTTCCTGTCCTTCATCCTGCTGCACACGCACGACAACGTGCACATTCTGGACACGCTAGTCAGCAGGGTCAACACACCTTTCCAG TTGGGTACAGTGTCTCTGGCTCTGTTCAGGACTCTGATTGGTCTGTTCTGTGAAGACGTCATGCTGCAGCTGGTGTTCAG GTATCTGATTCCCTGCAGCCACCTGAGCAGGAAGCAGCGCTCCTCCTTAAAGCAGAGAGACTGTTACTCCACCAGCGCGGCCTCCTTCCTGCTCCTCATGCCCTCCTGGTGTCCCGTCTACTtccacaacaaaaacacacactcgcactcTGAGCACATCCACTTTCCCAAAGGAGCAGGTGGGTACAacgcacacattcacaacacaagTACCTGCACACGTTTGCGTGTTTTAATTTTGAATTGTGTGTCTGCGTTAGACCTGTCAGTGTCAGACAGTGTTGGTTACTGTCGAGGTTCAGATTTTCTGATGGATGTAAACTACCTCCACTACCTTTCCGACGCTCGCCAGGCCATCTCCGCCTCCCACAG GGCATGTCGGCTCTGGTCGGCCCCGTATGACGGGATCAACCCCTCGTCTGACGAAAACCGATCTGACACACCAGGGGGCGACATAGACGAAGTGGAAGAATTTGTCCAGCGAGTCAAGAGTGACTCCATCTGCTCTTTGGTCATCACTCCTCCCCCCTCTGCCctctcccccaccccctcctcctcagaaGCCGCCTCCACGAACAACCAGTCAGGAAGAGCCAGTTCCGCTCTGGAGCTGGAGTGGGATGACATTTTCGCAGATGACGATCCCTCTTCATCGGCGATGATGAACTCAGGGTTTGCAAACGGCATCGTGAGTCTGGGTCCAGCTCCTCCTTTACCTCCTCAGCACATCCAGGAAATGCGACGCAGTGCGATCAAGCTGGTGCATGGCTCGTACGTGGAGGAGTCCGAGTTCCAGGACGACGTTCTGGTCTACGATCTAGTTGCCCAGAAGGACACAAAGGCGgccattttggagcagatcatGGCAGCAAACCGACTGGCACGTGGAAGCATCTCACATGGTCGGCAAGCACCAAAGGCAGCGATGACATCGACGATCACTGCGATGTTGACGACGACAGGGAGAACGGTAATGGAAACAGTTAACAGCATTATGTCGACAAGGAGGAGGAGCGAGGACGAAGATAGGGAGGAAAGAAGAGGGAGCGAAGTTTTCGGGAAGGAGGTGAAATGGAGGAGCGAGGAATGCGGGAGGGAGActgggagaaggagggaggaggaggaagacgagaaACTCAGGCCTGAATCACAAGGAGAGACGACGGGACGTCAAGGTTTCACCAACGGTTTCAACGTAAAGAATCACATCATCGACGAATGTGTCGATGCCGAAGAAGACGACCAGTCGAGTGACATCACAACTATCACAACTGTCAATCAAAAGCCAACAACACACCCACAGCTTCTATGTCACAACACCCAAAATCTAACGATGTGTTTAGGGACAAACGTTTTACCCAATGGCCACGATGACTCCGAGCCACGTTACCCAACGAGGTCTCTGCCTGATTACAGAGTGAAGAATAACAACGGCTTCCTGTCCCAGTACCAGGAACTCATGCTGTCTCTCGGGGCGGAGCCGGACTGTGATGACCTCGCGGAGGACATCGGCACATTCAGAAGGCGGGTCCGAGCGCTCAGGCAAAAACTGGTGGAGGACGAAGAGGGGCTCTTTACTTCATCGTGGGAtgaaggagaggtggaggatgaggaggaggaggaggcgatgGAGGAGGTTGAGGAAGGAGACGAgacaaaaggcagcagcaggaatGGAGTTCCATTTACAG GTCCGTTCATCAGCGTCCTGTTATCCCGGCTCGAGAACATTCTGGAAAACTCCATCGCCGTAAACCTGCTGGTGACGGGCATCTTGGCCCAGCTGGCGTCGTACCCACAACCTCTGCTGAGATCCTTCATGCTCAGCACGGACACGACGCACGTCCAGCCCAACGTACGCACTCTGTACCAG GTGTTGGTGTCGGTGCACACGCAGATCGAGTGCTATGTGGCGGCCAGACCAGAATATCCAGCGCTGGTCACTCAGGCCTGGAGGTTCTTGTTGGTGAAAGACCAGGACAGCAAGTTCAGAG AGTGCCTCGAGTCTCACGGCGGCGATTTCATCCTGGACCCATCTCTCCCCAACGGTTCTGTGCAAAACGCTCTGGCTCTGCCCCCTCTTGGCGTCCTGCCGCCCTGCCCTCCGATCCCGCCCCAAGCCAAGGGCCGAGTGTTCGCCATCGTCCTGTTCGCAGAGTTCCTCAAAGAGCTGGCCGCCATCGCCCAGGAGCACAGCGTCGCAGCGGACTGTTCTCCCGAGGAGTAA
- the LOC109644775 gene encoding serine-rich adhesin for platelets — protein sequence MKSWRRLCFLVLAVPLISGGQPSTTDPPRNEESADAGPAPTWTPPPLPESLNDTDSNSTHATLTAPYSPSHELENATDVTSTVNMTRTGSTPAPTAASASTGGTEGKATVPMTTASSSQTPGETENSDNSSWGYVIIALICIAIIALCVILFFLRRASRMYSFDLQFPDPITNHFNGPTGTFEPVYLDDLAPNDQEATSEPPVTNGTSPQSEEKGSNGENAPQEQTHANGLETSSLSCSTSPTAGDDPADMISDSPSSANLFFDDTGETQQNENNNNPSVCSSDPFVEINLDEPEWCDQLLDSSEATSSVLPFSPFSFSTSS from the exons ATGAAGTCGTGGCGTCGACTCTGCTTCCTCG TTCTAGCGGTCCCTTTGATTTCCGGAGGACAACCCTCAACTACAGATCCACCGCGTAACGAGGAGAGTGCAG ACGCAGGTCCCGCTCCCACCTGGACTCCTCCCCCTCTGCCTGAGTCTTTGAATGACACTGACAGTAACTCCACCCACGCAACGCTGACCGCCCCATACTCTCCGAGTCATGAGTTGGAAAATGCCACAGATGTGACCTCAACAGTGAATATG ACCAGGACGGGCAGCACACCGGCACCTACAGCGGCCTCGGCCTCGACCGGCGGGACCGAGGGGAAAGCCACAGTTCCTATGACAACAGCAAGCAGCTCACAAACGCCAG gGGAAACTGAAAACAGTGATAATTCGTCATGGG GTTATGTGATCATAGCGTTGATCTGTATAGCGATCATTGCTCTGTGTGTCATCCTCTTCTTTCTAAGGAGAGCGTCCAGG ATGTACTCCTTTGACCTCCAGTTTCCAGATCCCATCACCAATCACTTCAACGGTCCCACCGGCACCTTTGAACCAGTCTACCTCGATGActtag CCCCTAACGATCAAGAAGCCACCAGTGAACCTCCGGTAACCAACGGCACGAGTCCCCAGTCGGAGGAAAAGGGCTCCAATGGAGAGAACG CTCCACAggaacaaacacatgcaaacggTCTGGAGACGTCATCACTGAGCTGTAGCACCAGCCCCACAGCGGGCGACGACCCAGCTGACATGATCTCCGACTCACCGAGCAGCGCCAACCTGTTCTTCGATGATACTGGAGAGACGCAgcagaatgaaaacaacaacaatcccT CGGTTTGTTCCAGTGACCCATTCGTTGAAATAAACCTGGACGAGCCGGAGTGGTGCGACCAGCTCCTCGACTCCTCTGAAGCCACCTCCTCcgtcctccccttctctcctttctccttctccacctcctcttag